GGCCTATCTGGGGTCGAATCCCGGGTCCCCGTCGCCCACGATCGCGCAGATGAGCTTCCGCACGGGCGGCCCCGTCGGGGGCGGAACGCTGATCGACTGCTTTCCCGGGCCCGTCGGAATGGGCGAGACCGATACCGGAAACGGCTCGGGTCGGATGGCGGTCGTGTGGAACGGCTCGGGCTGCGGCGCGCCCGAGCAGCTGATGGCCATCAACGCTCCCGGCGGCAGCGAAACCTACGGGCAGCACATCGACGTCCACAACGGAGGGACGGTCTCGTCCGCGGCGGTGACCGCCGCGCTCACGTCGACGGGGAACTACGCGGCGTATTACGCCGATGCGACGGCCACGTACGTCGTCAACGTCACGACCCCCGCGTTCAGCGCGAACGTGACGCCGCTGGCGGCGACGCAGACGCTCACCTCATGGAAGAGCGCGCAGCGGTTCGCGGTCCTCGGAGGCTCCGGGCCGACGGACTCCGACCGGTTCCTGGCCGCCGCGTTCTTCACGAAGGGCGGGGGCACCGTCCAGGTCGCCTCGATCGGAAGCGACGGCCGCCTGACCCCGCTTTCCACGTCGGCGCCGCTCTCGTCCTCGGGCATTTCCGGCACGTCGCAGCAGATGGCGGCGTATCCGAGCGGCACCGGTTATCTGATCTTCGTCGTGCTGTCGGGCGGCATCGACGTCTTCTATTTCGACGGCACGACGCTCGCGGCGCGAGGAACGATTCCCAACGCGGGAGCGGACGGCTACGCCCGCATCCAGGTGCCGGTCGGCGCGCCGGCTCCGATGGTCGTCGCCCAGAAGGCGTCCGCGTTGACTCTCGACGTCATCACCGGGGGATTCCTGAACGGACTGCAGGCCTCGGGAACGCCGTCGGTGGACACGACGATTCCCGCGCTCGTCAACGACAACGGCGGCGGCTTCGGAGCGTTCGTTCCGGGGGACTCCCCCCAGACGCTCTACACGTATCGCATCTCCGGCGACACGACCGGCCTGAAGTGGGTCACGCACACCTTCGACATCTCCTGCGTCGAGACGCCGACTTCCCCGAATCCGGTGGCGGCCTTCACGCTGACCAACAAGAGCGCGCAGGGACGGGTCGACCAGACCGCATACGTCGGCGACACGTTTTCCTTCACCGACAAGTCGACCGCCGGCACGGGCGGACCGATCACGAACTGGTACGTCTGGGCGAACTACAACGGCTCGACGTCGAACACGTCGAATGCCGACGTTTCGGCGATTTCGGCGCCTTCGCTGCCGAACCTGCTCTTTCCCTGCCAGACTCTCTCGAGCAATGCGTGTGGATACACCAGCATCGGCGGAACGTCGATCGTTCAGACGTTCGGCGAGCTCGTCGCCGCCGGCAGCCTGAGCTCCACCGTCGCCACGAGCTCCGTCACGGTCAAGGTTCCGGCGACGCACGTCGCGGCCCAGGGATCCGACGGGAGCGTCAAGATCCTCACGGGGGGATCGATCGACGCGAGCGCCTCCAACGGCAGCCCGACCGGTTTCGCGTGGTCGTTCAAGGACGCCGCCAGCGCGGCGCTCTCGACGAGCTGCACGGGGGCGACCTGCGTGCCGCCGGCCAATGCGGCCAGTTTCACCGTGGCGGCGAAGTACGCGGGAGGCTACCAGGCGGCGGCCGTCGGGGGGACGATCCTGTTCACCGACATCGCCGGCTCGATCAGCGTTCCGGCGACGCTCTACTCGACCCAGACCACCACGACCGCGACGTTCGCCCTTCAGAAGGGGAGCACCGTCTCGATCACCGGCGTGTCGTACCGGTACGACGCCGGAACGCTGACCGCGATCTCCCCCGTGCCGGGGCTCACCTCTTCGGCGACGATCACGGTTCCCGCGCTCACGACCGGCCAGAACCACACGATCACGTTCGTCGTGACCTACACCGGCGGCTCCAAGGGCTCGTCGGTGTCGTTCCAGGACACGTTCCTCTACAGCGCCGTCCAGTACACGCCCAAGGCCTGGATGAGCAAGCAGCAATCGTCGAGCTCGACCGACACGTGCTCGACGAACGTGTTCGGCGGGAACATCACGACGTGTTCCGGCGCGCCGGGAACGTACAATCTCAGCGACCAGGGGGACGCCGGCAAGCCGGGGGTTCCCGCGACCTGGGACTTCGGGGACGGCTCGCCCGTCGACACCAGCCACCTGACGACGGATTTCGTGTCGCACAGCTACGCGGCCGGAAGCTATACGCTCAAGCTGACCGTCGAGGGAATCACCGTCTCGCAGAAGTTCAGCACGATTGCGTCGGCCCTTTCGGCGAGCATCAGCGGACCGACCTCCCGCACCGCGGGCCAGTCGGGAACCTGGTCGGCCCTGGCTGCGGGAGGCCAGTCGCCCTACACCTACAGCTGGTCGTCGAGCGACGGGGGTTCGGGCTCCGGCGGGAGCTTCACTCACGCATTCGCCAGCACCGGCTCGATTTCGCTGACCGTCCACGATTCCGCGGGTGCGACGAAGACCGCGAGCCTGTCGGTCACGGTCGGTGGCACCGGAGGCGGGACCTACCAGATCGCGATCGCCGGTCCCACGAGCGTTTCGCTCGGCTCCGGGGGCACGTGGACCGCGAGCGTGAATGGAATCAGCTCGGCGAACGCCGTCTTCGCCTGGTCGATCAACTCGAATCCGCCGGGGGCGTTCCACGACTCGAAGAGCGGGGCCACTCTGGGCTACAACGGATTCCCGAGCACCGGCACCTACACCCTGCTGGTGACCGGAACGGCGATCGTCAACGGCGCGCCGATCCAGCTCAAGGCGAGCCCTGTCCTCACCGTGACCGTGGCTGGCGATCAGCACGTTCCCGATGCGACGTTCGACGTCCTCGGCGCGCAATTCAACCAGTTCGGCAACGCCTGGGGCGCGAAGGCCGGCGACCTGATCACGCTCACGGCCCGGGACACGCAGGACAGCCCGGTTTATGCGTGGAATTTCGGCGATGGAACCCTCCTCGCGGGCGCCGACAAGAAAGTGGTGACCCATCAGTTCCTGAGCGGCGGCCAGATGAGCGTGTCGCTCCGGGTGACCAACAGTTACGGGCACAGCGCCTCGAATACGCAGCGGTTCGCGATCACCGGCGGGCCGACCTTCTCGGCGCTGACCGTCCCGGGGGCCGGGCACTACGAGATCCCCGGAGCGGGGGCGTACAGCACGGCCCTGTCCCTGTTCAACAGCGCCGCCGTCCCGGTGACGATCGCCCTCGACTTCGAGACCGCGGACGCCGGGAGCCTCGACCCCACGAAGCTGCATTTCCCGACGGCGGGACAGCCCGGCTTCGTCACGCTCCAGCCGAACCAGGGCTTCTCGAGCAGTGACGTGACCTTCGGGCTGCTCGGCAAGGACGGTACTCCCGGGACTCTGTTCATCAAGTACACCGGGCCTGCCCCGTCGGCGGTCGCCCGGATCTCCTTCTCCGACGCCGGCGGACCGAGCTACGGCACGTATCTCCCCGTCTACCAGATCTCGGCGAGCGGCGCATCGACGCTCGGGGTCGCGTCGAACTCGGCCTCCACGAACGTCCAGAACGTCGTCGGGTTGAGGTTCGACGACGACTATCTCGGAGGGCTGATCGTCGTCTCGGCGTCGCCGACCGGCGGGGCCTACGACGTGAAACTCTTCCGGGACACGGGAGAGCAGATCGGAACCACGCTTCAGGAGACGATCCCCGGCTATCAGCAGGTCAAGTTGAGAGGCTCCGATTTCGGCGTGACGGCGCCCGACCCCGACCACATCTATTACGCCACCGTCTCGCCTTCGGCGGGATCGACGGCGCCGGCGATCGCCATCGGCAGCGTGACCGACAACCGCACCAAGGACTCCCTGCTCCTGACGGACGACACGCCGCCGGCCGGCGTGGCCGCGGGACAGAACGCGACGTACTTCATGGGAGGAACCGGCCGGTTCGGAAGCAGCAGGACGGACGTCTACGTCCTGAATACCTCCGCCTACCCGGTCGTCCTGAATTTCACCTACCACTACCTCGGCTCGGACGGCCAGCACCACGACGTCACCTCCACGGTCGACGAAGCCGTTCGGACGGTCGGGCCGAATCAGGCGCTTCCTTTCTCGGATGCGATCAGCATGCTGTTCCCCGATCTCGCCGGGGACTCGATCGGCGAGCTCGAGATCGACTACAGCGTCCGGGCGGACCTCGGGCGCCTCGTCATCGAAGGGCGCAACTACGCCGACCTCGGGCAGGGGACGTACGGAATGCAGCTCCCGGCGTTCGCGATTTCCGACGGGCTCCTGCCGGGTTCCTCCGAGCGTACCGTCCTGACCGGGCTCCACAACGACCTGAGCGAGGGGTCGACGACGGACTACGACTTCATCTCCCGTTTCGGGTTCATGGCCCTCGGCGACGAGCCCGTCACGGTCCATGCGGTCGCCTACGACGAGGCCGATGGAACGATGTTCTGGAGCGGCGACTTCACGTTGAACGGCGACGCGTACGGCCATTTCCTCTACATTCCGACGACCGGGTCGAACGCGCCCGCGGCGTTCGCCGGACATTCCGCGTTCAACATGGTGATCACGGCGACGGGGGGCGACGGGACGACGCCGGCGGCGGCGTTCGGCACCATCCAGGACACCCGGAGCCGCGACGTCGTGTTCATCCCGGGCAAGGGCTTCTAGGGATCTTCCAGTTTCGGCAGGCTGCAGGGCCCGGGACCTCCCGGGCCCTTTTGCTGCCCGCGCGGCAATCGGGAAATCGGGCACGAAAGCCCCGCTTCTCCGTAAGAACAACGGTATGGCGCTGTTACAATCGCGGGAAGGAGGGGATTTGTCCGCGACGAAACCGGCCGAAAACACCCTGATGCTCTCCCCGTACGTGCATCGGGAGGCGGACTCCCTCTACAACCCGGTCACCGGCGAGCGCGTCGGGGGCCTTTCGGCGCCCGAGGTCGATGCGCTCTCCCGCGGCGACCCGGCGGGAATCCCCGAGGATCTGAGGGAGCGACTCGAGGCGGCCCGGTTCCTCATCGAGGACGTGTTCGCCGAATCGCGGCGTTTCTCCCTCTTCTGCGTCTCGCTCGAGACGTCGTCGGTCTGCAATCACCGCTGCGGTTTCTGTCCGGTCTCGGTCGATCCCCGGGGCGCCGAAGTCATGGCTCCGGCGCTCTTCGAGAGGATCGTGGGGGAGATCGCCGACCTCGCGACTCCCCGGACGGTCGTGTCGCTGAGCAACTACAACGAGCCGACGGTCGATCCCCACTTCGAGGACCGCTGCCGGACCCTGTTCGCCCGGCGGCTCCCGGTTTCTCTCCTCACGAACGCCTCGGGGTTGAAGCCGGACGTCGCGCGACGGATCGCCTCCGCGGGGCGGTTCCATTACCTCGGCATCAACCTCCCGACGCTCGACCCCGACCGTTACCGGGAGCTCCACGGCACGCGCGATCTCGCGCGTGTCGTCGCCAACGTCGAG
The window above is part of the Thermoanaerobaculia bacterium genome. Proteins encoded here:
- a CDS encoding radical SAM/SPASM domain-containing protein — encoded protein: MSATKPAENTLMLSPYVHREADSLYNPVTGERVGGLSAPEVDALSRGDPAGIPEDLRERLEAARFLIEDVFAESRRFSLFCVSLETSSVCNHRCGFCPVSVDPRGAEVMAPALFERIVGEIADLATPRTVVSLSNYNEPTVDPHFEDRCRTLFARRLPVSLLTNASGLKPDVARRIASAGRFHYLGINLPTLDPDRYRELHGTRDLARVVANVEALEAVDIAAEKAIVALGYEDEAHRRDVAALRERFPGWSVRAFPIRSRAGQIGTILPPPKKRLRGCELMGSRPFEHLHVNATGSAVLCCQDYYEKWTVGDLTRQSVAEVLGGERIAQMRRWAYGVEDAPDEFLCRRCEFALGE
- a CDS encoding PKD domain-containing protein, with protein sequence MTDLTMARRSPAIYGITKYGTIGAYLGSNPGSPSPTIAQMSFRTGGPVGGGTLIDCFPGPVGMGETDTGNGSGRMAVVWNGSGCGAPEQLMAINAPGGSETYGQHIDVHNGGTVSSAAVTAALTSTGNYAAYYADATATYVVNVTTPAFSANVTPLAATQTLTSWKSAQRFAVLGGSGPTDSDRFLAAAFFTKGGGTVQVASIGSDGRLTPLSTSAPLSSSGISGTSQQMAAYPSGTGYLIFVVLSGGIDVFYFDGTTLAARGTIPNAGADGYARIQVPVGAPAPMVVAQKASALTLDVITGGFLNGLQASGTPSVDTTIPALVNDNGGGFGAFVPGDSPQTLYTYRISGDTTGLKWVTHTFDISCVETPTSPNPVAAFTLTNKSAQGRVDQTAYVGDTFSFTDKSTAGTGGPITNWYVWANYNGSTSNTSNADVSAISAPSLPNLLFPCQTLSSNACGYTSIGGTSIVQTFGELVAAGSLSSTVATSSVTVKVPATHVAAQGSDGSVKILTGGSIDASASNGSPTGFAWSFKDAASAALSTSCTGATCVPPANAASFTVAAKYAGGYQAAAVGGTILFTDIAGSISVPATLYSTQTTTTATFALQKGSTVSITGVSYRYDAGTLTAISPVPGLTSSATITVPALTTGQNHTITFVVTYTGGSKGSSVSFQDTFLYSAVQYTPKAWMSKQQSSSSTDTCSTNVFGGNITTCSGAPGTYNLSDQGDAGKPGVPATWDFGDGSPVDTSHLTTDFVSHSYAAGSYTLKLTVEGITVSQKFSTIASALSASISGPTSRTAGQSGTWSALAAGGQSPYTYSWSSSDGGSGSGGSFTHAFASTGSISLTVHDSAGATKTASLSVTVGGTGGGTYQIAIAGPTSVSLGSGGTWTASVNGISSANAVFAWSINSNPPGAFHDSKSGATLGYNGFPSTGTYTLLVTGTAIVNGAPIQLKASPVLTVTVAGDQHVPDATFDVLGAQFNQFGNAWGAKAGDLITLTARDTQDSPVYAWNFGDGTLLAGADKKVVTHQFLSGGQMSVSLRVTNSYGHSASNTQRFAITGGPTFSALTVPGAGHYEIPGAGAYSTALSLFNSAAVPVTIALDFETADAGSLDPTKLHFPTAGQPGFVTLQPNQGFSSSDVTFGLLGKDGTPGTLFIKYTGPAPSAVARISFSDAGGPSYGTYLPVYQISASGASTLGVASNSASTNVQNVVGLRFDDDYLGGLIVVSASPTGGAYDVKLFRDTGEQIGTTLQETIPGYQQVKLRGSDFGVTAPDPDHIYYATVSPSAGSTAPAIAIGSVTDNRTKDSLLLTDDTPPAGVAAGQNATYFMGGTGRFGSSRTDVYVLNTSAYPVVLNFTYHYLGSDGQHHDVTSTVDEAVRTVGPNQALPFSDAISMLFPDLAGDSIGELEIDYSVRADLGRLVIEGRNYADLGQGTYGMQLPAFAISDGLLPGSSERTVLTGLHNDLSEGSTTDYDFISRFGFMALGDEPVTVHAVAYDEADGTMFWSGDFTLNGDAYGHFLYIPTTGSNAPAAFAGHSAFNMVITATGGDGTTPAAAFGTIQDTRSRDVVFIPGKGF